The following proteins come from a genomic window of Limosilactobacillus reuteri:
- a CDS encoding carbamoyl phosphate synthase small subunit, with protein MTARYLIFEDGSIFAGEGFGSPAVTFGEVVFNTSMTGYQEIITNQVYNNQIVVFTQPNIGSYGIQRNIYESIVPTIKGIIVRSLADAGTNDNGRQLTLDKYLQQMNIPGITSIDTRAVVHKLRKAGKPLKGSIVPVPDDHAFDQLHATVLTNQQVAQVSTPKPYPNPGIGLSVVVIDFGLKNGILRELSRRKCNITVLPYTATAEEILRLDPDGVVLSSGPGNPNNVRKSVLEMIRTVQTKVPMFAIGLGHELFGIANGANVQQIPVEHHGMNHPIHEIITDHIVYATQAEGYLINRNSVDRSQLFITYVDMLDNSVQGLRHRRYPAFSVQFFPDGAPGPDETDGLFDEFVDTMNRRGDRH; from the coding sequence GTGACAGCACGATACCTAATATTTGAAGATGGCTCAATTTTCGCTGGCGAAGGTTTTGGTTCACCAGCTGTTACTTTTGGTGAGGTTGTTTTTAATACCAGTATGACTGGTTACCAAGAAATCATCACTAATCAGGTTTACAATAACCAAATTGTCGTTTTTACCCAGCCAAATATTGGAAGTTATGGAATTCAACGTAATATCTATGAATCAATTGTACCGACGATTAAAGGAATTATTGTTCGTTCCCTTGCTGATGCTGGAACTAATGATAATGGACGCCAATTGACTCTTGATAAATACCTTCAACAAATGAACATTCCGGGAATTACTAGTATTGATACACGGGCAGTAGTTCATAAATTAAGAAAAGCTGGCAAACCATTAAAAGGAAGCATTGTTCCAGTTCCAGATGACCACGCTTTTGACCAGCTTCATGCGACTGTTTTAACGAACCAGCAAGTTGCTCAAGTCTCTACTCCTAAACCATATCCTAATCCCGGAATTGGGTTAAGCGTTGTTGTGATTGACTTTGGATTAAAGAACGGAATATTGCGGGAATTGAGTCGACGAAAATGTAATATTACTGTCTTACCATATACTGCAACGGCTGAAGAAATATTACGGTTAGATCCTGATGGGGTTGTACTTTCAAGCGGTCCAGGGAATCCCAATAATGTTCGTAAGTCAGTCCTGGAAATGATTCGTACTGTCCAAACTAAAGTACCAATGTTTGCTATTGGATTGGGCCATGAATTATTTGGAATCGCCAATGGAGCAAATGTCCAGCAAATTCCAGTTGAACATCATGGCATGAATCATCCAATTCATGAAATCATTACTGACCACATTGTCTATGCGACCCAGGCGGAGGGGTATCTGATTAATCGTAATTCGGTTGACCGCTCCCAGCTTTTTATTACATACGTTGATATGCTTGATAATAGTGTTCAAGGGCTTCGTCATCGTCGTTATCCGGCGTTTTCAGTTCAATTCTTCCCTGATGGTGCACCGGGACCCGATGAAACTGATGGTTTATTTGATGAGTTCGTCGATACAATGAATAGGAGGGGGGATCGTCATTGA
- a CDS encoding ATP-grasp domain-containing protein — protein MEKLKSVLIIGAGANDVQHGDELDSAIYQVSRVFKQMKIKTILADDNPFSVSLENVDHGCIVSLKVESLVDIINKFHPDAILPTLGNRRAFDLTQELLEKGIIRKENIQLLGVPEATIRQINSAVLLERTLRQMEAPVKKIVTVNNYQDALDEATKLGYPVIIRSVLPKSSSTRKIVHDRSELADAVKVCLSQSRAEQVVVQQSLAGYKEIEVVVQRDSSGTMMMLSMIEDMDPIGIHAGDSIAFNPVQTLRDRQIQDIRDTAFAITRKLRIVGTNHIQFALDTNSDRFYVIKSSPHFDRITAFVSQSTGYPIAQVTAQLYAGKHLRDIDLGENYVHHAALIEPTMDHIAARVPIWGFNDLPKASRLLGTEKRSVGTVLGIGRSTIEALFKAIESRYHEPADFHLAAQKQLTDDQLIAKIVHPEAGRLFVLIEAMQRGYSVNELAEMTKIDPFYFEQINKMWLLIREIADHPNKEPVLQKAKSYGLSNQLIARLWNTTPEQVYQMSIDHQLLTKYKEIEPSAGEFDQHTNSFYSAYEEENEISRTSQPSALVIGTGGLRLGLSNSGDYFVAMMLKELHNEGFNNVVVNSNPSSITFDPELAEKRYVEPATIENILQILRIEQPQYLFIPTSYDKLLKSLQNYDLDVKIVIIPDELPTTAASSDRQRYSFNYVYDGNYAYPLGTMTDLFSPIALNYQSTALRYPADLPSLTYQNLNDQASITVLKMEQPGLYQAIFEEDDGKFSLIKVQPLSLPEVAFLSKALHISLPGIFTQLFTGNFDKMLEPKPVSGIVNYRATFPFKALRVKGGIPARNRVIGAQMQFLGE, from the coding sequence ATGGAAAAGTTGAAATCTGTATTGATTATTGGAGCAGGAGCCAACGATGTTCAACACGGTGATGAGCTCGACTCTGCTATTTACCAGGTCTCACGCGTTTTTAAGCAAATGAAGATAAAAACAATCTTGGCAGATGATAACCCATTTTCAGTAAGCTTAGAAAATGTTGACCACGGTTGTATTGTCTCATTAAAAGTCGAGAGCCTAGTAGATATTATTAATAAGTTTCATCCAGATGCAATCTTGCCTACTTTAGGTAATCGTCGAGCTTTTGATCTTACCCAAGAATTACTAGAAAAAGGGATTATTCGTAAAGAAAATATTCAATTGCTAGGAGTCCCTGAAGCAACTATTCGTCAAATTAATAGTGCTGTTTTGCTTGAACGAACGCTTCGACAAATGGAAGCACCAGTTAAGAAAATCGTAACGGTTAATAATTATCAGGATGCTTTGGATGAGGCAACTAAACTAGGGTATCCAGTTATTATCAGGTCAGTATTACCTAAGAGTAGCAGTACGCGTAAAATTGTGCATGATCGAAGCGAATTGGCAGATGCAGTAAAGGTTTGCTTGAGCCAGTCGCGGGCAGAACAAGTAGTAGTTCAGCAAAGTCTTGCTGGCTATAAGGAAATTGAAGTCGTCGTTCAACGTGATAGTTCTGGAACGATGATGATGTTGTCAATGATTGAGGATATGGACCCAATCGGTATCCATGCTGGTGATTCAATTGCCTTCAATCCTGTCCAGACACTTCGCGATCGACAGATTCAGGATATTCGGGATACGGCTTTTGCTATTACCCGCAAATTAAGAATTGTCGGTACGAACCATATTCAGTTTGCCCTTGATACAAACAGTGATCGTTTTTATGTCATTAAGAGCAGTCCACACTTTGATCGAATTACAGCGTTTGTATCGCAGTCGACGGGTTACCCAATTGCCCAAGTAACAGCACAATTATATGCAGGAAAGCATCTACGGGACATTGATCTTGGTGAAAATTATGTTCATCATGCGGCTCTTATCGAACCAACAATGGATCATATTGCTGCGCGGGTTCCAATATGGGGATTCAACGATTTACCAAAAGCTAGTCGTTTACTTGGAACAGAAAAGCGGTCGGTGGGGACGGTTTTGGGTATCGGCCGAAGTACTATTGAAGCACTTTTCAAAGCTATTGAATCCCGTTATCACGAGCCAGCTGACTTTCATCTTGCTGCTCAAAAGCAATTGACTGATGACCAATTAATCGCCAAAATTGTCCACCCCGAAGCAGGCCGACTTTTTGTATTAATTGAAGCAATGCAGAGAGGGTACTCAGTTAATGAATTAGCAGAGATGACAAAGATTGATCCATTTTATTTTGAACAGATTAATAAAATGTGGTTGTTGATTCGTGAAATTGCTGATCATCCAAATAAAGAGCCGGTTTTGCAAAAAGCTAAGAGTTACGGCTTGAGTAACCAGCTTATTGCAAGACTGTGGAATACTACCCCTGAACAAGTTTATCAGATGAGCATAGACCACCAATTATTGACAAAGTATAAAGAAATCGAACCATCAGCTGGGGAGTTTGATCAGCATACTAATAGTTTTTACTCTGCTTACGAAGAAGAAAATGAAATTAGCCGAACTTCTCAACCAAGCGCCTTGGTGATTGGGACAGGGGGCTTACGATTAGGATTAAGTAATTCTGGTGATTACTTTGTTGCTATGATGTTAAAAGAACTTCATAATGAAGGCTTTAATAATGTTGTGGTAAATTCAAACCCTAGTTCCATCACTTTTGATCCAGAGTTAGCTGAAAAACGTTATGTTGAACCGGCAACAATTGAAAATATCTTGCAAATATTACGGATAGAGCAACCTCAGTATTTATTTATTCCCACTAGTTATGATAAGTTACTAAAATCGTTGCAGAATTATGATCTGGATGTAAAAATTGTTATAATTCCAGATGAATTGCCAACTACTGCTGCTAGTAGTGATAGGCAACGTTACTCCTTCAATTATGTCTATGATGGCAATTATGCTTATCCATTAGGAACAATGACTGATCTTTTTTCACCAATTGCGTTAAACTATCAATCCACCGCTTTACGCTACCCGGCTGATCTTCCTTCATTAACTTACCAAAATCTCAATGACCAAGCTAGTATTACTGTATTAAAGATGGAACAGCCAGGGTTATACCAAGCAATTTTTGAAGAGGATGATGGGAAATTTAGTTTAATTAAAGTTCAACCATTGTCATTGCCAGAAGTAGCCTTTTTATCAAAAGCTCTTCATATTAGCTTACCAGGGATTTTTACTCAATTATTCACTGGTAATTTCGATAAAATGCTGGAGCCTAAACCGGTATCAGGGATTGTTAATTATCGTGCAACCTTCCCATTTAAGGCGTTGCGAGTTAAGGGAGGAATTCCTGCCCGTAACCGAGTCATTGGTGCGCAGATGCAATTTTTAGGAGAATAA
- a CDS encoding NFACT RNA binding domain-containing protein, which produces MSFDGLFTHAIVHELDQKLTTGRVAKVSQPYPAELIITIRAHWHNYPLLISANPTYPRIQITEIPYKNPAVPTNFTMTMRKYLEGAIVNKIEQIDNDRIIKITFDTRDELGDSQQLVLVSEIMARHSNISLVNLKTGKIIDTIKHVGSDQNRVRLLLPGATFVMPPKQDKVNPYLPNQVYSDLVRQTNDEVELSHQLQQHYQGFGKDSARELAAELLQSDNLPTTYQQFLNHFENPEPVLITSSNGKTQFAVFPPLNIDGELQHFDSLSALLDAFYANKAEQDRSKELAGQVLKVLKNELKKDRRKVKKLQQQLHDAATADQYRICGEILTTYLSKLTPGMKEIELPNFYDDNKLLKIKLAPELSPSRNAQKYFTKYNKLKTSVEYVKEQLKLTNDEIKYFENIENQIKLAAPADIQEIKLELQEQGYIKKKKSGKKQRKVKVSAPEEFHTSDGTTVLVGKNNLQNDRLSFKIANKNEIWLHVKDIPGSHVVIRSTNPSEDTILEAAQLAAYFSKGRDSDNVPVDYLPVKRLHKPNGAKPGFVIFTGQKTLYVTPHKLSN; this is translated from the coding sequence ATGTCTTTTGACGGCTTGTTTACTCATGCAATTGTCCATGAGCTAGATCAAAAATTAACTACTGGTCGGGTAGCCAAAGTTAGTCAACCTTACCCTGCAGAATTAATTATTACGATCCGTGCTCACTGGCACAATTATCCATTACTCATTTCTGCTAATCCAACATACCCACGAATCCAAATTACTGAGATTCCATATAAAAATCCAGCAGTTCCAACTAATTTTACAATGACGATGCGGAAATACCTTGAAGGCGCAATCGTCAATAAAATTGAACAAATTGATAATGATCGGATTATCAAAATTACTTTTGACACTCGTGATGAATTAGGTGATAGTCAACAACTAGTCCTTGTGAGTGAGATTATGGCCCGGCATAGTAATATCTCCCTCGTTAATCTTAAGACGGGCAAAATCATTGACACCATTAAGCATGTTGGCTCAGATCAAAACCGAGTTCGCTTGTTATTGCCAGGTGCAACCTTTGTCATGCCACCAAAGCAAGATAAAGTTAACCCTTACTTACCAAACCAGGTCTACTCTGACCTTGTAAGGCAAACTAATGATGAAGTAGAATTAAGTCATCAGTTACAGCAGCATTATCAAGGATTTGGCAAAGACTCCGCGCGGGAATTAGCTGCAGAATTACTGCAAAGTGATAATTTACCAACTACCTATCAGCAATTTCTTAATCACTTTGAAAATCCAGAGCCAGTATTAATCACCAGCTCTAATGGAAAGACTCAATTCGCTGTGTTCCCTCCATTAAATATTGATGGTGAGTTGCAACATTTCGACTCCCTATCTGCCCTTCTCGATGCCTTCTATGCTAATAAAGCAGAACAAGATCGTTCAAAAGAATTAGCCGGGCAAGTGTTAAAAGTACTGAAGAATGAACTTAAAAAAGATCGACGAAAAGTAAAAAAACTGCAACAACAATTACATGATGCAGCAACTGCAGATCAGTACCGAATTTGCGGTGAGATCCTTACTACCTATCTTAGTAAATTAACTCCCGGAATGAAAGAAATCGAACTTCCTAACTTTTATGATGATAATAAGCTACTAAAAATCAAGCTTGCTCCAGAATTATCACCATCGCGCAACGCCCAAAAGTACTTTACTAAGTATAATAAGCTCAAAACCTCTGTTGAGTATGTAAAGGAACAGCTAAAACTGACAAACGATGAAATCAAATATTTTGAAAACATTGAAAATCAGATTAAATTAGCTGCTCCCGCTGATATTCAAGAAATTAAACTGGAACTGCAAGAACAGGGTTATATTAAAAAGAAGAAAAGCGGGAAGAAACAACGAAAAGTTAAGGTAAGTGCTCCAGAAGAATTTCATACTAGTGATGGTACTACGGTTTTAGTAGGTAAAAATAACCTGCAAAATGACCGTCTTAGCTTTAAGATTGCTAATAAAAATGAAATCTGGTTACATGTTAAAGATATCCCAGGTTCCCACGTGGTAATCCGCTCAACAAACCCATCCGAAGATACGATTCTTGAAGCCGCACAGTTAGCAGCATACTTCTCTAAAGGTCGCGATTCAGATAATGTGCCCGTTGACTATCTTCCTGTCAAGCGACTTCATAAGCCAAACGGAGCTAAACCCGGCTTTGTTATTTTTACAGGTCAGAAAACACTTTATGTAACACCACATAAACTTTCTAACTAA
- a CDS encoding DegV family protein — MKIAVVTDSTAYLSPEEAAANNIHVVPIPVTLDGQTYREGVDISTSDFYEKMANSSSFPTTSQTPIGQLMEVYQGLANDGYDAVISIHLTRAITGYLDTVEQLAEQMKDTIKTVPIDSHLTVKMMGYLALEAAKLASEGDDLDDIVKKVKEYRDTFNNVFVVDDLQNLVRGGRLSNASAFVGSILKIKPLLTMHTPTHAIEAFEKVRSMKKAKLRCEQIFDEDIAKLDYPVKAMVIHANVPEEGQKWLDRLQADHLDISFELSYFGPVIGSHLGQGALALAWMQDTAKKPLA, encoded by the coding sequence ATGAAAATTGCTGTTGTTACTGACAGCACTGCCTACCTTTCTCCTGAAGAGGCGGCGGCTAATAATATTCATGTTGTCCCAATCCCAGTGACATTGGATGGTCAAACATACCGTGAAGGTGTTGATATTTCCACCAGTGATTTTTATGAAAAGATGGCAAATTCAAGCTCTTTTCCAACGACTTCCCAAACGCCAATCGGCCAATTGATGGAAGTTTATCAAGGATTAGCTAATGATGGGTATGATGCTGTGATTAGCATTCATTTAACACGGGCTATTACAGGATATTTGGATACTGTTGAGCAACTTGCTGAACAGATGAAGGATACAATCAAGACCGTACCAATTGATTCCCACTTAACAGTTAAAATGATGGGATATTTAGCCTTAGAAGCAGCTAAATTAGCTAGTGAAGGCGATGATTTAGATGACATTGTTAAAAAGGTAAAAGAATATCGCGATACCTTTAATAATGTATTTGTGGTAGATGACTTGCAAAACCTTGTTCGTGGTGGTCGTCTATCAAACGCCTCTGCATTTGTAGGCTCAATTTTAAAGATCAAACCCCTCTTGACTATGCATACTCCAACGCATGCCATTGAAGCGTTTGAAAAGGTGCGGTCAATGAAAAAAGCTAAACTTCGCTGTGAGCAAATCTTTGACGAGGATATTGCCAAACTTGACTATCCAGTTAAAGCAATGGTTATTCATGCCAATGTTCCAGAGGAAGGTCAAAAGTGGCTTGATAGACTTCAAGCGGATCATCTTGATATTTCATTTGAGTTGAGTTACTTTGGTCCAGTAATTGGTTCCCACTTAGGACAAGGAGCCCTGGCCTTAGCATGGATGCAAGACACAGCAAAGAAGCCTTTAGCATGA
- the ltrA gene encoding group II intron reverse transcriptase/maturase, which produces MRQSQKTEQQADRLSRIGLENRKYTRARSTGYGEGKGMSVTIQDLVLDRNNLNQAYLRVKRNKGAAGVDDMTVNDLLPYLRENKTELIASLREGKYKPAPVKRVEIPKPNGGVRRLGIPTVVDRMVQQAVAQILTPIFERIFSDNSFGFRPHRGAHDAISKVVDLYNQGYRRVVDLDLKAYFDNVNHDLMIKYLQQYIDDPWTLRLIRKFLTSGVLDHGLFAKSEKGTPQGGPLSPLLANIYLNELDKELTRRGHHFVRYADDCNIYVKSQRAGERVMRSITQFLEKRLKVKVNPDKTKVGSPLRLKFLGFSLGVDHNGAYARPAKQSQQRVKKALKLLTKRNHGISLTRMFEEIHRKMRGWLQYYSIGKLTNFIQRLDKWLRVRIRQYIWKQWKKFKTKVTNLQKLGLPQHDAYVFASTRKGYWRTAHSKTLSYSLTNRKLEQLGLMNMSKTLQSIQCD; this is translated from the coding sequence GTGCGACAATCGCAGAAAACAGAACAACAAGCTGACCGCTTGTCGAGGATAGGTTTGGAAAACCGAAAGTACACAAGGGCGCGTAGTACCGGTTATGGTGAAGGTAAAGGTATGAGTGTCACTATCCAAGACCTGGTCTTGGATCGCAATAACCTTAATCAGGCTTATTTGCGAGTTAAGAGAAATAAAGGAGCAGCAGGCGTTGATGATATGACAGTCAATGACCTTCTACCATATCTCAGAGAAAATAAGACGGAACTGATCGCTAGTTTGCGTGAGGGCAAGTATAAACCAGCTCCAGTCAAACGGGTAGAAATTCCGAAGCCTAATGGTGGAGTAAGAAGACTTGGAATACCAACGGTGGTGGACCGAATGGTTCAACAAGCTGTAGCCCAAATTCTTACGCCTATCTTTGAGCGTATTTTCTCTGATAATAGCTTTGGCTTCCGTCCCCACCGTGGGGCCCATGACGCTATTTCAAAAGTAGTAGATCTTTATAATCAAGGTTATCGAAGAGTTGTCGACTTAGACCTAAAAGCCTATTTTGATAACGTTAATCATGACTTGATGATTAAGTATCTCCAACAATATATTGATGACCCATGGACACTAAGACTCATTCGTAAGTTTCTAACTAGCGGAGTCTTAGACCATGGGCTTTTCGCTAAGAGTGAAAAAGGAACTCCACAAGGAGGGCCATTGTCACCACTACTGGCGAACATCTATCTAAATGAGTTGGACAAAGAATTGACTAGACGTGGTCATCACTTTGTGCGCTATGCGGATGATTGTAACATCTATGTTAAAAGTCAACGAGCCGGAGAACGAGTAATGCGAAGCATTACCCAGTTTCTAGAAAAGCGCTTGAAAGTTAAAGTGAACCCAGATAAAACCAAAGTCGGTAGCCCGCTACGGTTGAAGTTTCTTGGCTTTTCGTTGGGTGTAGACCACAATGGGGCCTACGCCCGTCCAGCTAAACAATCGCAACAACGAGTAAAGAAAGCACTGAAGTTATTAACTAAACGTAATCATGGAATATCTCTGACAAGAATGTTTGAAGAAATTCATCGAAAAATGCGTGGGTGGCTTCAGTACTACTCAATTGGGAAACTAACTAACTTTATTCAACGCCTTGACAAGTGGTTGAGGGTCCGAATAAGGCAGTATATTTGGAAGCAATGGAAAAAGTTTAAAACTAAGGTAACTAACTTACAGAAGTTGGGGCTGCCCCAGCATGATGCATATGTCTTCGCTAGTACCCGAAAGGGCTACTGGCGAACTGCACATAGTAAGACCTTGAGCTATTCTCTAACTAATAGAAAACTGGAACAACTCGGACTTATGAATATGTCCAAGACGCTCCAGTCAATTCAATGTGATTAA
- a CDS encoding HD domain-containing protein, which produces MMKQSEQLTAIKEYTIQKLGQDKTGHGMDHINRVVKMSKRLAMGEKVDPFLPIVAAYLHDTIDEKLVGNVEAAKQELVDYLKQIDFSDDQVEIIMNAINNISFAHTLDKEEVKLSLIGQIVRDADWLDAIGAIGITRAIYYGGGHHEKIYDPAIKSRHNMSREEYRNLANETIINHFDEKLLHLKDMMNTETAKKIANHRQQVMLDFLDEFHAEWDAKM; this is translated from the coding sequence ATGATGAAACAATCAGAACAATTAACTGCCATTAAAGAGTACACCATTCAAAAATTAGGTCAGGATAAGACCGGGCATGGGATGGACCATATTAACCGCGTAGTAAAAATGAGTAAACGGTTAGCTATGGGCGAAAAAGTTGACCCATTTCTACCCATTGTGGCGGCCTACCTTCACGATACAATTGATGAGAAATTAGTTGGCAACGTTGAGGCAGCTAAACAAGAATTAGTTGATTACTTAAAGCAAATTGACTTTAGTGATGACCAAGTCGAAATAATTATGAATGCCATCAATAATATTTCTTTTGCTCATACATTAGATAAAGAGGAAGTCAAACTCTCCCTCATTGGACAAATAGTCCGTGATGCCGACTGGTTAGATGCAATTGGCGCAATTGGCATTACTCGGGCAATTTATTATGGAGGTGGTCATCATGAAAAAATATACGATCCGGCTATTAAATCTCGTCATAATATGTCCCGGGAAGAATATCGTAATTTAGCAAATGAAACTATCATTAATCACTTTGATGAAAAACTCTTACATCTAAAAGACATGATGAACACTGAAACTGCCAAGAAAATTGCAAATCACCGTCAACAAGTGATGCTCGACTTTCTTGATGAATTTCATGCAGAATGGGATGCAAAGATGTAA
- a CDS encoding glycosyltransferase family 8 protein, producing MNLLFSINDKFVTQLATVLLSIKLNTQAQEFNVYVLQKDKLKRTDDLERVCKQLGMNYFPIKVNDQLFSKAPVTDRYPTTIYYRLLAHRLLPQDLHKILYLDADVLCINDLSSLYETSLNEYLYASAIHTNLTNTTEVINKIRLQNFDADGYYNSGVLLMNIDTIRKKVKDTDIFNYIRTHILLLPDQDVLNALYGRYIKSVPDQLYNFDTRKGGIYETISFGEWTTDWIMRNTVILHYCGRDKPWLPTKNSGRFTALYKNYFQMTNKLISGALLLPPEEVN from the coding sequence ATGAATTTATTATTTTCAATTAACGACAAATTTGTTACGCAATTAGCAACCGTTTTATTATCGATTAAACTAAATACGCAAGCACAAGAATTTAACGTATATGTCTTACAAAAGGACAAATTGAAACGAACTGATGACTTGGAAAGAGTTTGTAAGCAATTAGGAATGAACTATTTTCCGATCAAAGTTAATGATCAATTATTTAGCAAAGCACCAGTTACAGACCGCTACCCGACAACAATATATTATCGTTTACTAGCACACCGTCTTTTACCTCAAGATTTGCATAAGATTTTGTATTTAGATGCTGATGTATTGTGTATTAATGATCTTTCAAGTCTGTATGAGACTTCATTAAATGAATACCTATATGCTTCCGCCATCCATACAAACCTTACGAATACGACAGAGGTTATTAATAAGATTCGTCTGCAAAACTTTGATGCTGACGGGTATTATAATTCTGGCGTTCTCTTGATGAACATTGATACTATCCGTAAAAAAGTAAAGGATACGGACATTTTTAACTACATCCGTACCCATATACTTTTACTCCCTGATCAAGATGTCTTGAATGCCTTATATGGACGCTATATTAAGTCTGTTCCTGATCAGTTATATAATTTTGATACTCGTAAGGGCGGTATTTACGAAACGATTTCCTTCGGCGAATGGACAACCGATTGGATAATGCGTAATACCGTGATTCTCCATTATTGCGGGCGAGACAAGCCATGGCTACCAACTAAAAATAGTGGACGCTTCACTGCTTTATACAAAAACTACTTTCAAATGACTAATAAACTTATCAGTGGAGCACTATTACTCCCCCCAGAAGAAGTTAATTAA
- a CDS encoding alpha/beta hydrolase, whose amino-acid sequence MTKFIKFTLTIFTALFLTIIYGLAAKPIHADLSNKYIHSTTPTLFFHGYGSGAHAEEYMVNGFVKAGVSKTVITADVAGDGTVTLKGDIPHNAVNPLVMVNFNDNNSTNYELQGQWVKNVLEELQAKYHFKKVNIEAHSMGNMAVMYFLLANAGNHNLPQIQKQVAMAGTFDGAIGWNEPANLTVNKRTGKPSAMNDSYQKLLPLRHRYPRQIKLLNIYGDLKDGNDSQVSNASCLSLKYLINNRARSYREVKITGPNAKHELLHHNPQVNKILINFFWGE is encoded by the coding sequence ATGACCAAATTTATTAAATTTACTTTAACAATATTTACTGCACTTTTTCTAACAATTATTTATGGACTAGCAGCAAAGCCAATTCACGCAGACCTTTCCAATAAATATATTCATTCTACTACCCCCACTCTCTTTTTCCATGGCTACGGAAGCGGTGCCCATGCAGAAGAATATATGGTAAACGGATTTGTGAAAGCAGGCGTGTCAAAAACAGTTATCACCGCAGATGTTGCTGGCGATGGAACCGTTACTCTTAAAGGAGACATTCCTCATAACGCTGTCAATCCGCTCGTGATGGTCAATTTTAATGATAACAATAGCACAAATTATGAATTACAAGGTCAATGGGTTAAGAACGTTCTTGAAGAACTGCAAGCTAAATATCACTTTAAAAAGGTAAATATTGAAGCACACTCCATGGGAAATATGGCAGTTATGTATTTTCTCCTTGCTAATGCCGGAAACCATAACCTTCCACAAATTCAAAAACAAGTTGCGATGGCTGGAACTTTTGATGGTGCAATCGGCTGGAATGAGCCTGCCAATCTAACAGTGAATAAAAGGACAGGAAAACCTTCCGCAATGAATGATTCCTATCAAAAGCTACTCCCGTTACGTCACCGTTACCCACGGCAAATTAAATTATTGAATATTTATGGTGACTTAAAAGATGGCAACGATAGCCAAGTTTCAAACGCTTCATGTCTTTCTCTTAAATACCTTATTAATAACCGCGCACGTTCATACCGCGAAGTTAAGATTACCGGACCAAACGCTAAACACGAATTACTTCATCACAACCCCCAAGTCAATAAAATCTTAATTAACTTCTTCTGGGGGGAGTAA